Within the Fibrobacter sp. genome, the region CGGCAATTACCCCCAAAAGCTGTCCATCCGGAGAGAAAACGGCTCTGGTGGTGTTATTACCGATGGTAATGGATTTGATTTGTCTCCAGGTATTTGAATCGAACAGAAGGATTTTGTCGTTTCCTGCAACTGCCAAGGTATCCCCGCTGGGACTGTATGAAACGGAATAGCCGCTTAAGAGTTCCTGAAGAGGCAAGAATGCCATGGATGGGAACTGCTCTTTTCGAGGGTAATAGTAGAAAACTCCAGAAGTGTGCACAAAATCTCTGAGTGAGAAACGTGAAGGAACCGAACCAACCATCCCCTGCTCTGATACAAAAAAGATAGCTACACTTCCGGCTGTAACAAAATTGGGGATTGCAAAGGATTTACCGCTGGATGCATAAGCGACATTTTTAATATTGACCGGACGCAGTTGTATGGTCTTTCCGACCTGCTTTATTTTGGCATCGCTCGTGACGGATAATCCCACACAGGCCAACAGAACCATAGAAAGCTTTTTCATATTTACAAAAACCACTTTGCCAGCTCCTTGCAATTAGTCATTACTTATAGATTTGGTAAGTTCCTGACTTCGTTTGATTGCAAAAACGCACTCCGGTTCCTGGGATTTGGGGTCACATTTTGCGAATTCCCGGTAAAAATCCCATGCCTTGATTGCTTCGACCAAAAGCGCCTGATTCTGCTCTTCTTTCGAGAAACGGGCATCGATTGCGCATGCACTGTAGTAGAGGATTTCCCTTTTAAACTCATTAGAAGAAGAGATGACCGATCCGGCAGTGGACTTTAATGAACTTTCGAAACGTTCCTGCGCTTCTTTGTAAAGGCCCAGGTGATAATATGCTCTTCCCAGAAATGCATCTATTGCAGGATCGGAATACTGAGTCTTTAAGGCTTCCAGCACTTTTCTGGCCTTGTTAAAATCGTTCTGTCGCCTGATCATGATAGCAGCCATTCTTATTCTGGCCTCAAGATATTCGTTTGCCAGTCCCCCTTTCTCTATGGGAGGAACCATATTATAGGAATTAATGGCTGCAGTCCACTGTTCCTTGCGTTCTGAAATGCGGCCCTGTTCCAGAAGAGGAGTGGAAGCCGATTCTGTAAAGCGGGGAGCAGGCAGCTCTGCCTTTATGCTTTTGTGAAGAGAAATCCCGCTTAAAAAACAAGCGATTACTGCTATGATAAGTGAAATGGTAGGGAAATGGCGTCGGATGGAGAAGGGAACGATAACCTTTTTACTGGTGCCCCAGGTATTAAAAGAATGGATACAGTGTTGAAGCATGTCATTTATCTCTTTTGCCGTTGCCGGACGATGGGATTGTTCCCGGGTCAACAGCTTGTCGATAAGCTCCTCGGTCAATGGAGAGATGGAGGGACGGATAGAACGGATTCTGGTGTATTTACAGCTTTTAATCTTGTCGATAAGCTCGGTCAGATTTTCAGCAGCAAAGGGACGCTGCCCTGTGGCCATCTCGTAAAGCACGATACCCATGGAAAAAAAATCGCTGCGTGCATCCAGTGTTGTCCCGACCAACTGCTCCGGCGACATATAATGAAATGTCCCTACAATCATCCCCTGCATGGTATTGGAGTTTATGTTAAGAGGCTTTGCAGCTCCGAAATCCATGAGCTTGATAAGCTTCCCGGGAGTGATCATGATATTCTCAGGTTTGATATCACGGTGAAGTATTCCATGGATCTCGGTTTCTCCCTGCCCCTGAATCCGCACATTGTGAGCATAATCGAGAGCACTGAGCAACTGGGTGGCTATGGAGAGAAGTTCTCTTTCATTGATCTTGTTGTTGGAATTGATATATTCCCGA harbors:
- a CDS encoding protein kinase; amino-acid sequence: MTGKKTFYGDGLPSGSSEMETVSMPTPVDPFVGKTIGNCEILEKLNEGGTALIYRAHNTRFDLDRVVKILKPSLTDEEDFFVRFRQEAQLVARFDHPNILRVFDTGHVNGYFYIEMEYIVGETLREYINSNNKINERELLSIATQLLSALDYAHNVRIQGQGETEIHGILHRDIKPENIMITPGKLIKLMDFGAAKPLNINSNTMQGMIVGTFHYMSPEQLVGTTLDARSDFFSMGIVLYEMATGQRPFAAENLTELIDKIKSCKYTRIRSIRPSISPLTEELIDKLLTREQSHRPATAKEINDMLQHCIHSFNTWGTSKKVIVPFSIRRHFPTISLIIAVIACFLSGISLHKSIKAELPAPRFTESASTPLLEQGRISERKEQWTAAINSYNMVPPIEKGGLANEYLEARIRMAAIMIRRQNDFNKARKVLEALKTQYSDPAIDAFLGRAYYHLGLYKEAQERFESSLKSTAGSVISSSNEFKREILYYSACAIDARFSKEEQNQALLVEAIKAWDFYREFAKCDPKSQEPECVFAIKRSQELTKSISND